A single Lactuca sativa cultivar Salinas chromosome 8, Lsat_Salinas_v11, whole genome shotgun sequence DNA region contains:
- the LOC111913748 gene encoding non-specific lipid transfer protein GPI-anchored 15, giving the protein MALKGQEVMSLVLVLMVMVWGGARAQSSTCTNTLMGLASCLNYVTGNSSTPSPSCCSQLSTVVQSQPRCLCSLLNGNGPNIGVTINQTLAISLPGACQVQTPPLNLCNAVANGPASGPASGPTSSTVSPTSSQSEPSGETPETEAPTATSTPSVPSASGDGSGSKSTPSTNNNASNGNKFGAPSYLLLLVLLFGMKY; this is encoded by the exons ATGGCTTTAAAAGGTCAAGAAGTCATGAGCCTAGTCCTAGTCCTAATGGTCATGGTCTGGGGTGGAGCCCGGGCTCAATCAAGCACTTGCACCAACACACTCATGGGTTTAGCTTCATGCCTAAACTATGTCACGGGCAACTCTTCTACCCCCTCACCTTCATGTTGCTCACAACTCTCAACTGTGGTACAGTCACAACCACGTTGCCTTTGCTCGTTGCTTAATGGCAATGGCCCTAATATCGGTGTCACTATTAATCAAACTCTTGCAATAAGCCTTCCCGGTGCATGTCAAGTACAAACTCCTCCACTTAACCTATGCAATG CCGTTGCTAATGGGCCTGCTAGTGGGCCTGCTAGTGGACCTACAAGTTCAACAGTTTCTCCCACCAGCTCACAAAGTGAGCCATCAGGAGAAACCCCCGAAACTGAAGCTCCCACTGCAACATCGACACCAAGTGTTCCTTCAG CATCTGGAGATGGATCTGGATCAAAATCAACGCCATCAACAAATAACAATGCTTCAAATGGAAACAAATTTGGAGCACCAAGTTACCTTTTGCTTTTGGTCCTTTTATTTGGAATGAAATATTAA
- the LOC111913749 gene encoding hevamine-A: MTFYSACSLAILASFLAALVVGSNAGGISIYWGQNGNEGTLSDTCSTGNYEYVNIAFLWTFGNGRTPRMDLAGHCDPYSNGCTKLSSDIKSCQAKGVKVMLSIGGGIGSYSIASKEDAQEVATYLWDNFLGGETTSIRPLGNTSLDGIDFDIESGGSQHWDDLARYLSAYSTKSKKVYLTAAPQCPYPDAWLGGALQTGLFDYVWVQFYNNPPCQYSANITNLEDGWKQWTSDIPVSKIFLGLPAASEAAGSGFIPVNDLTSKVLPAIKSSPKYGGVMLWSKYYDDQTGYSASIKKYV; this comes from the coding sequence ATGACATTCTATTCAGCATGTTCTCTGGCAattttggcctcatttctagCAGCACTAGTGGTGGGCTCTAATGCTGGTGGGATTTCAATTTATTGGGGCCAAAATGGAAATGAAGGAACTTTATCTGACACTTGTAGCACAGGAAACTACGAATATGTAAATATAGCGTTTCTTTGGACATTTGGCAATGGGCGCACACCAAGGATGGACTTAGCTGGCCACTGTGATCCCTATAGCAATGGATGCACCAAGTTAAGCTCTGACATCAAGTCATGTCAAGCAAAAGGTGTCAAAGTTATGCTATCTATCGGAGGTGGGATAGGCAGCTACTCCATTGCCTCCAAGGAAGATGCTCAGGAAGTTGCTACCTACCTATGGGACAACTTTTTAGGTGGAGAAACAACTAGTATTCGTCCACTTGGCAACACGTCATTGGATGGAATTGATTTTGACATAGAATCAGGCGGAAGTCAACACTGGGATGATCTTGCAAGGTATCTTTCAGCATATAGCACCAAGAGTAAGAAGGTGTACTTAACTGCAGCACCACAATGTCCTTACCCTGATGCATGGTTAGGGGGTGCCCTTCAGACTGGTCTGTTTGACTATGTTTGGGTTCAGTTTTATAACAATCCTCCTTGCCAGTATTCTGCGAATATTACTAATCTTGAAGATGGTTGGAAGCAGTGGACTTCTGACATCCCGGTGTCCAAGATTTTCTTAGGGCTACCCGCTGCTTCTGAAGCAGCTGGAAGTGGTTTTATTCCTGTCAATGATCTTACTTCCAAAGTGCTTCCAGCAATTAAGAGTTCGCCTAAATATGGAGGTGTGATGTTATGGTCTAAGTATTATGATGATCAAACTGGATATAGTGCATCCATTAAGAAATATGTATGA
- the LOC111913784 gene encoding hevamine-A yields MTYKLGLLSSMMLLLAAGINAGGIAIYWGQNGGEGTLAETCSTGNYDFVNLAFLPTFGNGQTPMINLAGHCDPYSNGCTNLSSEIKSCQAKGIKVMLTIGGAAGSYYLTSAADAKQVATYLWNNFLGGKSSTRPLGEAVLDGIDFDIEGGTTQHWDDLARYLSGYSSQGKKVYLTAAPQCPFPDAYIGTALKTGLFDFVWVQFYNNPPCQYSGGMTSFEDSWKQWTSEIPATKIFLGLPASPTAAGSGYISVGDLTSKVLPAIKGSAKYGGVMLWDKYHDDQTGYSSSIKSHV; encoded by the coding sequence ATGACATACAAGTTAGGATTACTCTCTTCAATGATGTTGTTACTAGCAGCGGGTATCAATGCTGGTGGCATCGCTATCTACTGGGGTCAAAACGGGGGTGAGGGCACGTTGGCTGAAACGTGCTCGACAGGGAACTATGATTTCGTCAACCTTGCGTTTCTTCCAACTTTCGGAAACGGTCAAACCCCCATGATTAATCTTGCAGGTCACTGCGATCCATACAGCAATGGCTGCACCAATTTAAGCTCTGAAATCAAATCATGTCAAGCGAAAGGAATCAAAGTGATGCTGACCATTGGAGGAGCAGCTGGGAGCTACTACCTCACCTCTGCTGCAGATGCCAAACAAGTCGCCACTTACCTCTGGAATAACTTCTTAGGTGGGAAATCATCCACACGTCCTCTTGGTGAAGCTGTTTTGGATGGAATCGACTTTGATATCGAAGGAGGAACCACCCAACACTGGGATGACCTTGCCAGGTATCTTTCTGGATACAGCAGTCAAGGCAAAAAGGTATATTTGACAGCAGCTCCTCAGTGTCCTTTCCCAGATGCATATATTGGAACTGCCCTTAAAACAGGTCTTTTTGACTTTGTTTGGGTTCAGTTCTATAACAACCCTCCTTGTCAGTACTCGGGAGGTATGACCAGTTTTGAAGATTCTTGGAAACAGTGGACTTCTGAGATCCCAGCAACCAAGATTTTCTTGGGGCTGCCTGCATCACCTACGGCTGCAGGAAGCGGGTATATCTCTGTTGGTGACCTAACTTCCAAAGTGCTTCCAGCAATCAAAGGATCTGCAAAATATGGAGGAGTTATGTTGTGGGATAAGTACCATGATGATCAAACTGGATACAGTTCTTCCATCAAAAGTCATGTGTAG
- the LOC111913785 gene encoding hevamine-A, with protein sequence MTYKLGLLSSMMLLLAAGINAGGIAIYWGQNGGEGTLAETCSTGNYDFVNLAFLPTFGNGQTPMINLAGHCDPYSNGCTNLSSEIKSCQAKGIKVMLTIGGAAGSYYLTSAADAKQVATYLWNNFLGGKSSTRPLGEAVLDGIDFDIEGGTTQHWDDLARYLSGYSSQGKKVYLTAAPQCPFPDAYIGTALKTGLFDFVWVQFYNNPPCQYSGGMTSFEDSWKQWTSEIPATKIFLGLPASPTAAGSGYISVGDLTSKVLPAIKGSAKYGGVMLWDKYHDDQTGYSSSIKTHV encoded by the coding sequence ATGACATACAAGTTAGGATTACTCTCTTCAATGATGTTGTTACTAGCAGCGGGTATCAATGCTGGTGGCATCGCTATCTACTGGGGTCAAAACGGGGGTGAGGGCACGTTGGCTGAAACGTGCTCGACAGGGAACTATGATTTCGTCAACCTTGCGTTTCTTCCAACTTTCGGAAACGGTCAAACCCCCATGATTAATCTTGCAGGTCACTGCGATCCATACAGCAATGGCTGCACCAATTTAAGCTCTGAAATCAAATCATGTCAAGCGAAAGGAATCAAAGTGATGCTGACCATTGGAGGAGCAGCTGGGAGCTACTACCTCACCTCTGCTGCAGATGCCAAACAAGTCGCCACTTACCTCTGGAATAACTTCTTAGGTGGGAAATCATCCACACGTCCTCTTGGTGAAGCTGTTTTGGATGGAATCGACTTTGATATCGAAGGAGGAACCACCCAACACTGGGATGACCTTGCCAGGTATCTTTCTGGATACAGCAGTCAAGGCAAAAAGGTATATTTGACAGCAGCTCCTCAGTGTCCTTTCCCAGATGCATATATTGGAACTGCCCTTAAAACAGGTCTTTTTGACTTTGTTTGGGTTCAGTTCTATAACAACCCTCCTTGTCAGTACTCGGGAGGTATGACCAGTTTTGAAGATTCTTGGAAACAGTGGACTTCTGAGATCCCAGCAACCAAGATTTTCTTGGGGCTGCCTGCATCACCTACGGCTGCAGGAAGCGGGTATATCTCTGTTGGTGACCTAACTTCCAAAGTGCTTCCAGCAATCAAAGGTTCTGCAAAATATGGAGGAGTTATGTTGTGGGATAAGTACCATGATGATCAAACCGGATATAGTTCTTCCATCAAAACCCATGTGTAG